A stretch of Crossiella cryophila DNA encodes these proteins:
- the purQ gene encoding phosphoribosylformylglycinamidine synthase subunit PurQ, whose protein sequence is MSPRIGVITFPGTLDDVDALRAVRYAEAEAVPLWHADADLRGVDAVVVPGGFSYGDYLRAGAIARFAPVMGEVVTAAAKGLPVLGICNGFQILCEAGLLPGALVRNAGLHFVCRDQWLRVENNTTAWTSRYEQGAEILVPLKSGEGRYVADKSTVDELEGEGRVVFRYVGGNPNGALDDIAGITSANGRIVGLMPHPEHAIEALTGPTDDGLGLFLSVLDSLVAA, encoded by the coding sequence ATGAGCCCCCGGATCGGGGTCATCACCTTTCCCGGCACCCTCGACGACGTCGACGCCCTGCGCGCCGTGCGTTACGCCGAGGCCGAAGCCGTTCCGCTGTGGCACGCCGACGCGGACCTGCGCGGGGTGGACGCGGTGGTCGTACCCGGCGGGTTCTCCTACGGGGACTACCTGCGCGCTGGTGCGATCGCCCGGTTCGCCCCGGTGATGGGCGAGGTCGTCACGGCCGCGGCCAAGGGTCTGCCGGTGCTGGGGATCTGCAACGGTTTCCAGATCCTGTGCGAGGCCGGGCTGCTGCCCGGCGCGCTGGTCCGCAACGCCGGACTGCACTTCGTCTGCCGGGACCAGTGGCTGCGGGTGGAGAACAACACCACCGCGTGGACCTCCCGGTACGAGCAGGGCGCCGAGATCCTGGTGCCGCTGAAGTCCGGCGAGGGCCGCTATGTCGCTGACAAGTCCACTGTGGACGAACTCGAGGGCGAAGGCCGGGTGGTGTTCCGCTACGTCGGCGGCAACCCCAACGGCGCGCTCGACGACATCGCGGGCATCACCAGCGCCAACGGCCGGATCGTCGGCCTGATGCCGCACCCCGAGCACGCGATCGAGGCCCTCACCGGCCCGACCGACGACGGTCTCGGCCTGTTCCTGTCCGTTCTCGACTCGCTGGTGGCGGCGTGA
- the purS gene encoding phosphoribosylformylglycinamidine synthase subunit PurS has protein sequence MARVVVDVMPKQEILDPQGQAVANALPRLGFDGIASVRQGKHFELEVDDNVDDEALAKIAETFLANPVIEDWTVRRIES, from the coding sequence GTGGCCCGAGTCGTCGTCGACGTCATGCCCAAGCAGGAGATCCTCGATCCGCAAGGACAGGCGGTGGCGAATGCGCTGCCCCGTCTCGGATTTGATGGCATCGCCTCCGTCCGCCAAGGCAAGCATTTTGAGCTGGAGGTCGACGACAACGTCGACGACGAAGCTCTCGCGAAGATCGCCGAGACCTTCCTCGCCAATCCGGTGATCGAGGACTGGACCGTCCGCCGGATCGAGTCATGA
- a CDS encoding NAD-dependent epimerase/dehydratase family protein — MRILVLGGTIFLSKAVAEEALRRGHEVVCAVRGVSGQVPAGAVTAVVDRSAPEGLSALAGERFDAVVDVARISFPWVRDALEKLAKTTAHWTFVSTISVYADNATHGQGTDGKLVEPLIDDAAGLPTAEVGERYGRIKVASENAVREVFGEDAFIPRPGLITGPGDLSDRFGYWPARFARGGRVLLPDVPGLPFQHIDARDFAAWIVLAAEARLGGTFDAISTPSSLPEFLGEIRAAVGTPIEPALADEARLTELKVAPWGGPRSLPLWLPANYQGMASHQAQPALDAGLTIRPVAETALDTLAWERELGLDRVRKAGLSAAEEAEVLAQL; from the coding sequence ATGCGGATTCTGGTACTGGGCGGGACGATCTTCCTTTCGAAGGCCGTCGCCGAAGAAGCGTTGCGACGTGGGCATGAAGTGGTCTGCGCGGTCCGCGGGGTCTCTGGGCAAGTGCCGGCCGGGGCGGTCACCGCGGTGGTCGACCGGAGCGCGCCGGAGGGGTTGTCGGCACTGGCCGGGGAGCGCTTCGACGCGGTGGTGGACGTGGCGAGGATCTCCTTCCCGTGGGTGCGGGACGCGCTGGAGAAGCTGGCCAAGACCACCGCGCACTGGACGTTCGTCTCCACCATCAGCGTGTACGCGGACAACGCGACGCACGGCCAGGGCACGGACGGGAAACTGGTCGAACCACTCATCGACGACGCGGCCGGGCTGCCCACCGCCGAGGTGGGCGAGCGCTACGGCCGGATCAAGGTGGCCAGCGAGAACGCGGTGCGCGAGGTCTTCGGCGAGGACGCGTTCATCCCGCGGCCAGGGCTGATCACCGGACCGGGCGATCTTTCCGACCGGTTCGGGTACTGGCCTGCCCGGTTCGCCCGCGGCGGCCGGGTGCTGCTGCCGGATGTGCCCGGCCTGCCGTTCCAGCACATCGACGCCCGTGACTTCGCCGCCTGGATCGTGCTGGCCGCCGAGGCGCGCCTGGGCGGCACCTTCGACGCGATCAGCACCCCGTCCTCGCTGCCGGAGTTCCTCGGCGAGATCCGGGCGGCGGTGGGCACGCCGATCGAGCCCGCGCTGGCCGACGAGGCCAGGCTGACGGAGCTGAAGGTGGCGCCATGGGGCGGACCGCGCTCGCTGCCGCTGTGGCTGCCCGCGAACTACCAGGGCATGGCCTCGCACCAGGCCCAGCCCGCACTGGACGCGGGCCTGACCATCCGGCCGGTCGCGGAGACCGCGCTGGACACCCTGGCCTGGGAACGCGAGCTGGGGCTGGACCGGGTGCGCAAGGCCGGGCTGAGCGCGGCCGAGGAGGCCGAGGTGCTGGCACAGCTCTGA
- a CDS encoding trypsin-like serine peptidase, protein MFLVAAMAIPAAGSFGFSAPAPAAAASVPQDEKVGAEENVAHTIAGGEGALTLRRAESGYVKAHVTGLKLRSGDVLRISDPSGRESYTYTGVDDLDASPDATGFWAMSVTGEAAVLTLSGKDGGPASPDSTATVDKLTRGFTPAEFKAVQDKQTRSICGTNNYQDVACYQTSNPTEFARTKPVAKLLRNGSSLCTAWRVGPNNRSLTNNHCFTSTAGIEMWFNYQCPTCNGTTSTPTKVLAAKVLSTDAGLDYTLFEVNNFAAISGFGFLELDVRVPAVGERMYVIGHPAGKLKKLSLKDDQSPSGNCQVRAVRVNGSSPQSDISYMCDTEGGSSGSPVLSGNTHKVIGLHHFGGCPNQGVRIDLVAQKIGNLL, encoded by the coding sequence TTGTTCCTGGTTGCCGCCATGGCCATCCCGGCGGCGGGCTCGTTCGGATTTTCCGCCCCGGCCCCGGCAGCCGCGGCGAGTGTGCCCCAGGACGAGAAGGTCGGCGCCGAGGAAAACGTGGCGCACACAATTGCCGGTGGCGAGGGCGCGCTGACCCTGCGGCGCGCGGAATCCGGCTACGTCAAGGCACACGTCACCGGCCTGAAACTGCGATCCGGTGATGTGCTGCGCATTTCCGACCCCAGCGGCCGGGAGAGCTACACCTACACCGGCGTTGACGACCTGGACGCCAGCCCGGACGCGACCGGGTTCTGGGCCATGTCGGTCACCGGCGAGGCCGCGGTGCTGACCCTGTCCGGCAAGGACGGCGGCCCGGCCTCGCCCGATTCCACCGCCACCGTGGACAAGCTGACCCGCGGCTTCACCCCGGCGGAGTTCAAGGCGGTGCAGGACAAGCAGACCCGCAGCATCTGCGGCACCAACAACTACCAGGACGTGGCCTGCTACCAGACCTCGAACCCGACCGAGTTCGCCCGCACCAAGCCGGTGGCCAAGCTGCTGCGCAACGGCTCCTCGCTGTGCACCGCCTGGCGGGTCGGGCCCAACAACCGGTCCCTGACCAACAACCACTGCTTCACCAGCACCGCGGGCATCGAGATGTGGTTCAACTACCAGTGCCCGACCTGCAACGGCACCACCAGCACGCCGACCAAGGTGCTGGCCGCCAAGGTGCTCAGCACCGACGCGGGTCTGGACTACACCCTGTTCGAGGTCAACAACTTCGCCGCGATCTCCGGCTTCGGCTTCCTGGAGCTGGACGTCCGGGTGCCCGCGGTCGGTGAGCGGATGTACGTGATCGGTCACCCGGCCGGCAAGCTGAAGAAGCTCTCGCTCAAGGACGACCAGAGCCCGAGCGGCAACTGCCAGGTCCGCGCGGTGCGGGTGAACGGCAGCAGCCCGCAGAGCGACATCTCCTACATGTGCGACACCGAGGGCGGCTCCTCCGGTTCGCCGGTGCTCTCCGGCAACACGCACAAGGTGATCGGCCTGCACCACTTCGGCGGCTGCCCGAACCAGGGCGTGCGCATCGACCTGGTGGCGCAGAAGATCGGCAACCTGCTCTGA
- a CDS encoding DUF2334 domain-containing protein — protein MRPRLLVSLSGIGRATLADCAAFAAALDRRGLPLSLLLTPKPNSERPTRDSPVLDWIRAREQAGDALVLHGFDHVAQPSGARLPLPRLAPAASWAGGRIWRRAEFADLPAHEAGLRLLAATAVLDRLELRTRCFAPPSWLASAGTVQALRRRGFEVCADAAGVHDLRTGVLHRGRVHEVGRGELWARAALRGGRRGGLVRIAVDAAELSRPQPARAVLGAISGALALGAFGGTYADPGLGRIAERRGLNAG, from the coding sequence ATGCGCCCCAGACTGCTCGTCTCGCTCTCGGGCATCGGCCGAGCGACCCTGGCCGATTGCGCCGCGTTCGCCGCCGCGCTGGACCGGCGCGGCCTGCCGCTGTCCCTGCTGCTGACCCCCAAACCCAACAGCGAGCGCCCCACCAGGGACTCGCCGGTGCTGGACTGGATCAGGGCCCGGGAGCAGGCCGGGGACGCCCTGGTGCTGCACGGTTTCGACCACGTGGCCCAGCCCAGCGGGGCCCGGCTGCCACTGCCGAGGCTGGCCCCGGCGGCCAGCTGGGCAGGTGGCCGGATCTGGCGGCGGGCCGAGTTCGCCGACCTGCCGGCGCACGAGGCCGGGCTGCGGCTGCTGGCCGCCACCGCGGTGCTGGACCGTCTGGAACTGCGCACCAGGTGCTTCGCGCCGCCGAGCTGGCTGGCCTCCGCCGGCACGGTGCAGGCGTTGCGGCGCAGGGGGTTCGAGGTCTGCGCGGACGCCGCGGGCGTGCACGACCTGCGCACCGGGGTGCTGCACCGGGGCCGGGTGCACGAGGTCGGCCGGGGCGAGCTGTGGGCGCGGGCGGCGTTGCGCGGTGGGCGGCGTGGCGGACTGGTCCGGATCGCGGTGGACGCGGCCGAGCTGTCCCGGCCGCAACCGGCCCGCGCGGTGCTCGGCGCGATCAGCGGCGCGCTGGCGCTGGGCGCGTTCGGTGGGACATATGCAGACCCCGGTCTGGGCCGTATCGCCGAACGTCGTGGGCTGAACGCCGGATAA
- a CDS encoding phosphoribosylaminoimidazolesuccinocarboxamide synthase, translating into MTSLADYPLIAAGKVRELYSVDDEHLLFVASDRISAFDFVLPNGIPDKGRVLTAMSVFWFELLADVVPNHVVAWDDPRIPAEVRGRALLVRRLAMAPVECVARGYLTGSGLADYRRTGAVCGVELPAGLVESDRLPEPIFTPATKAEIGAHDENVSFAAVVDTVGAEQAEQLRELTLAVYGRAAEHAESRGLILADTKFEFGVDKAGQLVLADEVLTPDSSRFWPADGYTPGQVQPSFDKQYVRDWLTSPASGWDRASDTPPPPLSAEVVAATRARYVEAYERITGRSLADWPSPEA; encoded by the coding sequence GTGACCTCCCTCGCCGACTACCCGCTGATCGCCGCGGGCAAGGTTCGTGAGCTGTACTCCGTCGACGACGAGCACCTGCTGTTCGTCGCCTCCGACCGGATCTCGGCCTTCGACTTCGTGCTGCCCAACGGCATCCCGGACAAGGGGCGCGTGCTCACCGCGATGAGCGTGTTCTGGTTCGAGCTGCTCGCCGACGTGGTGCCCAACCACGTGGTGGCCTGGGACGATCCGCGCATCCCCGCCGAGGTCCGCGGCCGCGCGCTGCTGGTCCGGCGGCTGGCGATGGCGCCGGTGGAATGCGTGGCCCGTGGCTACCTGACCGGCTCCGGGCTGGCCGACTACCGGCGCACCGGCGCGGTGTGCGGGGTCGAGTTGCCTGCCGGTCTGGTCGAGTCCGACCGGCTGCCGGAGCCGATCTTCACCCCGGCCACCAAGGCCGAGATCGGCGCGCACGACGAGAACGTCTCCTTCGCCGCCGTGGTCGACACGGTGGGCGCCGAGCAGGCCGAGCAGCTGCGCGAGCTGACCCTGGCGGTCTACGGCCGGGCGGCCGAGCACGCGGAGAGCCGGGGCCTGATCCTGGCCGACACCAAGTTCGAGTTCGGCGTGGACAAGGCCGGGCAGCTGGTGCTGGCCGATGAGGTGCTAACCCCGGACTCCTCCCGGTTCTGGCCGGCCGACGGGTACACCCCCGGCCAGGTCCAGCCCTCCTTCGACAAGCAGTACGTGCGGGACTGGCTGACCTCGCCGGCCTCCGGCTGGGACCGGGCCTCGGACACCCCGCCGCCTCCGCTCTCGGCCGAGGTGGTGGCCGCGACCAGGGCCCGCTACGTCGAGGCGTACGAGCGGATCACCGGCCGCTCGCTGGCCGACTGGCCGTCCCCGGAGGCTTAA
- a CDS encoding TetR/AcrR family transcriptional regulator translates to MEGKARNRTALLEAAREVIVEEGHRGASLGVIAGRAGLTTGAIYSIFGSKRDLLIAVIEDIHRRVIADLQQLSDPRLSLEQVIAVYVAGRLRAADAKDAAPLLAFETELSGLAQSDPVVSTRLREISVRSDRQFAESLTGRRDERGLVVDERRAGYLALGVRALVLGFEQRRLRGEAVPEAMVLDLAIAMVRQ, encoded by the coding sequence ATGGAGGGGAAGGCCCGAAACCGCACCGCGCTACTGGAAGCAGCCAGGGAAGTCATCGTCGAGGAAGGGCATCGCGGGGCCTCCCTTGGCGTGATCGCGGGCCGGGCCGGCCTCACCACCGGCGCCATTTACTCGATTTTCGGCAGCAAGCGCGACCTGTTGATTGCGGTCATCGAGGACATTCACCGACGTGTCATTGCCGACCTGCAACAGCTCAGCGATCCACGACTTTCGCTGGAACAGGTGATCGCGGTCTACGTGGCCGGGCGGTTGCGCGCGGCCGATGCCAAGGACGCCGCGCCGTTGCTGGCCTTCGAGACCGAGCTGTCCGGGCTGGCGCAGAGCGATCCGGTGGTCAGCACCCGGTTACGGGAGATCTCGGTGCGCTCGGACCGCCAGTTCGCCGAATCGCTGACCGGCCGCCGGGACGAGCGCGGCCTGGTGGTGGACGAGCGGCGGGCCGGTTACCTGGCACTGGGCGTGCGCGCGCTGGTGCTGGGCTTCGAGCAGCGGCGGCTGCGTGGCGAGGCGGTGCCGGAAGCGATGGTGCTGGACCTGGCGATCGCGATGGTCCGGCAATAA
- the purB gene encoding adenylosuccinate lyase encodes MTSTKPRIPNVLASRYASLELARLWSPEHKVVLERQLWLAVLRAQVDLGIEVPAGALADYERVLEQVDLASIAERERVTRHDVKARIEEFNALAGHEHVHKGMTSRDLTENVEQLQIRLSLEHVRDRVVAVLARLGALSAENAELVMAGRSHNVAAQATTLGKRFATAADELLTGFGRLEDLLARYPLRGIKGPVGTAQDMLDLLDGDADRLARLETAVAGHLGFGQVLTSVGQVYPRSLDFEVVTALVQLAAGPSSLAKTIRLMAGHELVTEGFKPGQVGSSAMPHKMNTRSCERVNGFAVILRGHASMVGELAGDQWNEGDVSCSVVRRVALPDAFFAFDGLLETFLTVLDEFGAFPAVIGRELDRYLPFLATTKVLMAAVRAGVGRETAHEAIKENAVATALELREGLERNDLLDRLAADDRLPLDRAALDALLADRLPFTGAAAAQVSAVVTLIEAVVARYPEAAKYSPGAIL; translated from the coding sequence GTGACCTCGACCAAGCCGCGCATTCCCAACGTCCTGGCCTCCCGGTACGCCTCGCTCGAGCTGGCCCGCCTGTGGTCGCCCGAGCACAAGGTGGTCCTGGAACGGCAGCTCTGGCTGGCCGTGCTGCGGGCCCAGGTGGATCTCGGCATCGAGGTGCCTGCCGGTGCCCTTGCCGACTACGAGCGGGTGCTGGAGCAGGTCGACCTGGCCTCCATCGCCGAGCGGGAGCGGGTCACCCGGCACGATGTGAAGGCCCGGATCGAGGAGTTCAACGCCCTCGCCGGGCACGAGCACGTGCACAAGGGCATGACCTCGCGGGACCTCACCGAGAACGTGGAGCAGCTGCAGATCCGGCTGAGCCTGGAGCACGTGCGGGACCGGGTGGTCGCGGTGCTGGCCCGCCTCGGTGCGCTGTCGGCGGAGAACGCCGAGCTGGTGATGGCCGGGCGTTCGCACAACGTGGCCGCGCAGGCCACCACGCTGGGCAAGCGGTTCGCCACCGCGGCCGATGAGCTGCTGACCGGGTTCGGCAGGCTGGAGGACCTGCTCGCGCGCTATCCGCTGCGTGGCATCAAGGGCCCGGTGGGCACCGCGCAGGACATGCTGGACCTGCTGGACGGGGACGCCGACCGGCTCGCCCGGCTGGAGACCGCGGTCGCCGGGCACCTCGGGTTCGGCCAGGTGCTGACCAGTGTCGGCCAGGTCTACCCGCGTTCGCTGGACTTCGAGGTGGTCACCGCGCTGGTGCAGCTGGCGGCAGGGCCGTCCAGCCTGGCCAAGACGATCCGGCTGATGGCAGGGCACGAGCTGGTCACCGAGGGCTTCAAGCCCGGTCAGGTGGGCTCCTCGGCCATGCCGCACAAGATGAACACCCGCTCCTGCGAGCGGGTCAACGGCTTCGCGGTGATCCTGCGCGGGCATGCCAGCATGGTCGGCGAGCTGGCCGGGGACCAGTGGAACGAGGGCGACGTGTCCTGTTCGGTGGTGCGCCGGGTCGCGTTGCCGGATGCCTTCTTCGCCTTCGACGGGCTGCTGGAGACCTTCCTGACCGTGCTGGACGAGTTCGGCGCCTTCCCCGCGGTGATCGGCCGCGAACTCGACCGCTACCTGCCCTTCCTGGCCACCACCAAGGTGCTGATGGCCGCGGTGCGGGCCGGGGTGGGCCGGGAGACCGCGCACGAGGCGATCAAGGAGAACGCGGTCGCCACCGCGCTGGAGCTGCGTGAAGGTTTGGAACGAAACGATCTGCTGGACCGGCTGGCCGCCGATGACCGGCTGCCGCTGGACCGGGCCGCGCTCGACGCGCTGCTCGCCGACCGGCTGCCGTTCACCGGTGCGGCGGCCGCGCAGGTCAGCGCGGTGGTGACGCTGATCGAGGCGGTGGTGGCGCGCTACCCGGAGGCGGCCAAGTACAGCCCCGGCGCCATCCTCTGA
- a CDS encoding SigE family RNA polymerase sigma factor, translated as MRAEDDASYREFARAKAMSLRRLAYLLCADWHLAEDLTQTALIKMYRAWPKVHRKNTVDNYARQVLLRCWLDERRKPWRTVENRDGQVPDQPGTDLDPALAGSATGTRDLLLRALTEIPPRQRAAVVLRYWADLSITDAAITLRCSEGTVKSQAARGLDALRAVVERLGVEYVPVAGRSV; from the coding sequence ATGCGAGCCGAGGATGACGCGAGCTATCGGGAGTTCGCCAGAGCGAAAGCCATGTCGCTACGGCGGCTGGCCTATCTGTTGTGCGCGGACTGGCACCTCGCGGAGGATTTGACGCAGACAGCGTTGATCAAAATGTACCGGGCCTGGCCCAAGGTGCACCGGAAGAACACCGTCGACAACTACGCGCGGCAGGTCCTGCTCCGCTGCTGGCTGGACGAACGAAGGAAACCCTGGCGCACCGTCGAGAACCGCGACGGCCAGGTGCCCGACCAGCCCGGCACCGATCTTGATCCCGCACTGGCCGGCTCGGCCACGGGGACACGGGACCTTTTGCTGCGCGCGCTCACCGAGATCCCACCGCGGCAGCGCGCCGCCGTGGTCCTCCGCTACTGGGCAGACCTGTCCATCACGGATGCCGCGATCACGTTGCGCTGCTCGGAAGGGACCGTCAAGAGCCAGGCCGCGCGGGGGCTGGACGCCCTGCGCGCGGTCGTCGAGCGGCTGGGCGTCGAGTACGTGCCAGTCGCCGGGAGGAGCGTGTGA
- a CDS encoding TetR/AcrR family transcriptional regulator translates to MSEIPGRHPASTPKGERRRHALIEAAAALLAEGGFDAIRHRAVAERAELPLASTTYYFSSLDDLVAAAIEHSSRAELLFGRTCLDELADRDGPVCADDLVELMLDLLLGRASRDGGLEPVLLRYERLVGSARRPFLTELMRGLGEELMALLTELFAHSGTPVSRERLNELVALVDGAVVNALIESNPDPRDGARRMLRANLPGRG, encoded by the coding sequence ATGTCCGAGATCCCCGGCAGACATCCCGCGAGCACGCCCAAGGGCGAGCGCAGGCGGCACGCGCTGATCGAGGCGGCCGCCGCGCTGCTCGCCGAGGGGGGTTTCGACGCGATCCGGCATCGCGCGGTGGCCGAGCGGGCCGAACTGCCGCTGGCCTCCACCACCTACTACTTCAGCTCGCTGGACGATCTGGTGGCGGCCGCCATCGAGCACAGCTCCCGGGCCGAGCTGCTCTTCGGCCGGACCTGCCTGGACGAGCTGGCCGACCGGGACGGTCCGGTGTGCGCGGATGACCTGGTCGAGCTGATGCTGGACCTGCTGCTCGGCCGCGCCTCCAGGGACGGCGGCCTGGAGCCGGTGCTGCTGCGCTACGAACGCCTGGTCGGCAGCGCCCGGCGGCCCTTCCTCACCGAGCTGATGCGCGGCCTCGGCGAGGAGCTGATGGCCCTGCTCACCGAGCTGTTCGCGCATTCGGGCACCCCGGTGAGCCGGGAGCGGCTGAACGAGCTGGTCGCGCTGGTGGACGGCGCGGTGGTGAACGCGCTGATCGAGAGCAACCCCGACCCCAGGGACGGCGCCCGCCGGATGTTGCGGGCAAACCTGCCCGGCCGCGGCTGA
- a CDS encoding SigE family RNA polymerase sigma factor, whose protein sequence is MDHHEEQEFAEYFLARRDAVRRTAYLLCGDWHRADDLAQTAFVALHRRWRKVRDKGALDAYVRRTLVRASIDESRRPWRRERVVDELPETPVSTPEVGDSVATRSALLDGLRRVPPRQRAVLVLRFLEGLDVSAAAKALGCSEGTVKSQTARGLDALREALGDALDDLRSAT, encoded by the coding sequence GTGGACCATCACGAGGAGCAGGAGTTCGCCGAGTACTTCCTCGCCAGGCGCGATGCGGTGCGACGGACGGCCTACCTGCTCTGCGGCGACTGGCACCGGGCGGATGACCTGGCCCAGACCGCGTTCGTCGCGTTGCACCGGCGCTGGCGCAAGGTCAGGGACAAGGGTGCCCTGGATGCCTATGTCAGACGCACGCTGGTGCGCGCGTCGATCGACGAGTCCCGGCGGCCGTGGCGGCGCGAACGCGTCGTGGACGAGCTGCCGGAGACCCCGGTGAGCACACCGGAGGTCGGTGACTCGGTGGCCACCAGGTCGGCTCTGCTCGACGGCTTGCGGCGGGTCCCGCCGCGTCAGCGCGCGGTGCTCGTGTTGCGGTTCCTGGAAGGTCTGGACGTCTCGGCCGCGGCCAAGGCGCTCGGGTGTTCGGAGGGGACCGTGAAAAGTCAGACCGCCCGCGGGCTCGATGCCCTGCGGGAGGCGCTGGGTGACGCACTGGACGATCTGAGGTCCGCCACATGA
- a CDS encoding threonine aldolase family protein, with protein sequence MTYSAPIDLRSDTVTKPDDRMRAAMAAAEVGDDVLDRDPTMRALEERAADRLGMAAALWVPSGTMGNIIALMIHLRRGDRFLAAKDAHVLQNELGAPAWLAGGMPTELPCELGPGRMSPETVRAAAGTAGPYYSLRTSLLCLENTHNAAGGAVVPIEEHTRLVATARATGLRVHLDGARIWNAAVALEVPPAALTVGADSVQSCLSKGLGAPVGSVLAGSAEFVEEARRVRKMLGGGVRQGGVLAAAGLVALERVGELAEDHANARLLADGLAEQGWLVQRPQTNILLAGVPDLDLALQRLAGAGVLATPMAGQVRFVTHRDVDRAGIVEVLRRIEKEDVLRNQTAAR encoded by the coding sequence GTGACCTACTCGGCTCCGATTGACCTGCGGTCGGACACCGTCACCAAGCCCGATGACCGGATGCGCGCGGCCATGGCCGCCGCCGAGGTCGGTGACGACGTCCTGGACCGCGACCCGACGATGCGCGCGCTCGAGGAACGCGCCGCCGACCGGCTCGGCATGGCCGCCGCGCTGTGGGTGCCCAGCGGCACCATGGGCAACATCATCGCGTTGATGATCCACCTCCGCCGCGGCGACCGCTTCCTGGCGGCCAAGGACGCGCACGTGCTGCAGAACGAGCTGGGCGCGCCGGCCTGGCTGGCCGGCGGCATGCCGACCGAACTGCCCTGCGAGCTGGGACCCGGCCGGATGTCGCCGGAGACCGTGCGCGCGGCGGCGGGCACCGCCGGTCCGTACTACTCGCTGCGCACCTCGCTGCTGTGCCTGGAGAACACGCACAACGCGGCCGGTGGCGCGGTGGTGCCGATCGAGGAGCACACCCGGCTGGTGGCCACCGCGCGGGCGACCGGCCTGCGGGTGCACCTGGACGGGGCCCGGATCTGGAACGCCGCGGTGGCCCTTGAGGTGCCACCGGCGGCACTGACCGTTGGCGCGGACTCGGTGCAGTCCTGCCTGAGCAAGGGCCTTGGCGCGCCGGTGGGTTCGGTGCTGGCCGGGTCGGCGGAGTTCGTCGAGGAGGCACGGCGGGTGCGCAAGATGCTCGGCGGCGGGGTGCGCCAGGGCGGGGTGCTGGCCGCGGCCGGGCTGGTCGCGCTGGAGCGGGTGGGCGAGCTGGCCGAGGACCACGCCAACGCCCGGCTGCTGGCCGACGGGCTGGCCGAGCAGGGCTGGCTGGTCCAGCGGCCGCAGACCAACATCCTGCTGGCCGGGGTGCCGGACCTGGACCTGGCGTTGCAGCGGCTGGCCGGCGCGGGTGTGCTGGCCACGCCGATGGCCGGGCAGGTCCGGTTCGTCACGCACCGGGATGTGGACCGGGCCGGGATCGTGGAGGTCCTGCGCCGGATCGAGAAGGAAGACGTGCTCCGCAACCAGACCGCGGCGCGATAG
- a CDS encoding HAD family hydrolase: MYWVVFDYGEVLSRKTAALPALAQQLGVSVAEFEPAYWAEREAYDRGCPDAQYWRAVGERLGVPVDEETVVALTKADGEGWLVFEPEAEALLDELHASGVPLALLSNAPAAFGRAVEQRDWSAKFRTLIFSGDLHYAKPDPEIWAELVRRLDARPEQCVFFDDRQVNIDGALAAGLDARLWAGAADARAYLAGKLSGSGGSAS, from the coding sequence ATGTACTGGGTGGTTTTCGACTACGGCGAGGTGCTCAGCCGCAAGACCGCGGCGCTGCCCGCGCTGGCCCAGCAACTCGGCGTGTCCGTGGCGGAGTTCGAGCCCGCCTACTGGGCCGAGCGGGAGGCATATGACCGCGGTTGCCCGGACGCGCAGTACTGGCGGGCGGTGGGCGAGCGGCTGGGCGTGCCGGTGGACGAGGAGACCGTGGTCGCGCTGACCAAGGCCGACGGCGAGGGCTGGCTGGTCTTCGAGCCGGAGGCGGAGGCGTTGCTCGACGAGCTGCACGCGAGCGGGGTGCCGCTGGCGCTGCTGTCCAACGCGCCTGCCGCCTTCGGGCGTGCGGTGGAGCAGCGGGACTGGTCGGCCAAGTTCCGCACCCTGATCTTCTCCGGCGACCTGCACTACGCCAAGCCCGACCCCGAGATCTGGGCCGAGCTGGTGCGCAGGCTGGACGCCCGGCCGGAGCAGTGCGTGTTCTTCGACGACCGCCAGGTCAACATCGACGGCGCGCTGGCCGCTGGACTGGACGCCAGGCTGTGGGCAGGGGCGGCGGACGCCCGCGCCTACCTGGCCGGGAAACTCAGTGGATCTGGCGGTTCTGCTTCTTGA